Proteins from one Longimicrobium sp. genomic window:
- a CDS encoding DHHA1 domain-containing protein → VSTVEGMVNEAVWANYDVCSNQMAYPDAIARGAMALFSEKYGDVVRVVEIPGVSMELCGGTHVRTTGQIGLFRILSESGVAAGVRRIEAVTGREAFERVRRDERTLREAATLLKTREENLLPRIQQVLEQGRDLQKQLEKARTSGGGDVVSTLLASAASLEGVRVVASSGAFGSVDEMKALGDVLRERLGSGVAVLAETEGGKPMIVVVVTDDLIRRGIRADAVVREVAALAGGKGGGKPHMAQAGVGDPSRVPGAMEKVQEIVEGLLAGAPA, encoded by the coding sequence AGGTTTCCACCGTCGAGGGGATGGTGAACGAGGCGGTCTGGGCCAACTACGACGTCTGCTCCAACCAGATGGCGTATCCCGACGCCATCGCCCGCGGCGCCATGGCCCTGTTCAGCGAAAAGTACGGCGACGTGGTGCGGGTGGTGGAAATCCCCGGCGTGTCGATGGAATTGTGCGGCGGCACCCACGTGCGGACGACGGGGCAGATCGGCCTCTTCCGAATCCTCTCGGAAAGCGGCGTGGCGGCGGGGGTGCGGCGCATCGAGGCGGTGACGGGGCGCGAGGCGTTCGAGCGGGTGCGCCGCGACGAGCGCACCCTGCGTGAGGCCGCCACCCTGCTCAAGACGCGCGAAGAGAACCTTCTGCCCCGCATTCAGCAGGTGCTGGAGCAGGGGCGCGACCTGCAGAAGCAGCTGGAAAAGGCGCGCACCTCCGGCGGCGGCGACGTGGTGTCCACGCTCCTGGCGTCGGCCGCGTCGCTGGAGGGCGTGCGGGTCGTGGCTTCCAGCGGAGCATTCGGCAGCGTCGACGAGATGAAGGCGCTGGGCGACGTTCTCCGCGAGCGCCTGGGGAGCGGTGTCGCCGTGCTTGCCGAAACCGAGGGCGGAAAGCCGATGATCGTCGTGGTGGTCACGGACGACCTGATTCGGCGCGGCATCCGGGCCGATGCAGTCGTTCGTGAGGTGGCGGCCCTGGCCGGTGGCAAGGGCGGGGGCAAGCCGCACATGGCGCAGGCCGGCGTGGGCGACCCCTCGCGCGTGCCCGGCGCCATGGAGAAGGTTCAGGAGATCGTGGAAGGGCTGCTGGCCGGCGCTCCCGCGTGA